The Deltaproteobacteria bacterium DNA window TTTGCTTCAAAATGCTGGTGGTTTCTCCGTTACCCATAACTGAGAATGCAGAGAGTCATCCGGTGAACGACTCCCGAAGGTACGCATCATGATTTCGGTTGAAGGGCAATCAGAAATACATAACCCGGGAAGTTCCCCATCTCAACGGAGAGCATCAAGTCCGGAGTAAAAGTCGAACCTTTCACGAAGACGTCACCTCCGAGCCCTTTCCGGGCTCCTGCTTGTTTCACCTCCTCCTTTCAATGACATAGGCCGCGATTTCCCTCAAAGGATCGGCCTTTTGGTCAAAAGAGTCAAGGGCCTTGATCGCATCCCGGACCAGGCCCCGCTGGATTTCCTTGGATCGTTCCAGGCCGAATACCGCAGGGTAGGTGATCTTCTTTTTCTTCTCATCCGATCCGGTCGTTTTGCCCAGCTCGTGGCTGTCCCCCTCGATGTCCAAGATATCATCCGCGATCTGAAAGGCAAGACCGATCTTTTTTCCGTACCCGGTGACGGCCCGCACCTGCTCCTCGCTCCCGCCGCCCAAGATAGCGCCAGATACGACCGACACCGTGATCAGGGCACCCGTCTTGTGGGTGTGTATGTATTCCAGGAGGGGAGGATCCACTTCCAGCCCTTCGGATTGGATATCCGCCACCTGCCCCCCGACCATCCCCCGGTATCCGGCGGCCTCAGCCACGAGACCGACCACCTTCAAAAGGGCTTCGGGGTCCGGGATCCCCGAAGGCCCCGGGAGGGTCATGGTGTGAAAGGCCTCCGTCAGGAGTCCATCCCCTGCAAGAAGTGCTACGGCTTCTCCGAACACCTTGTGACTGGTGGGTTTTCCCCTTCGCATGTCGTCATCGTCCATCACGGGCA harbors:
- a CDS encoding polyprenyl synthetase family protein codes for the protein MVDEALREVFPPASDPSRDLVEAMNYSLFAGGKRLRPVLCMAGAEAVGGEARSVLPVACGLELIHTYSLIHDDLPVMDDDDMRRGKPTSHKVFGEAVALLAGDGLLTEAFHTMTLPGPSGIPDPEALLKVVGLVAEAAGYRGMVGGQVADIQSEGLEVDPPLLEYIHTHKTGALITVSVVSGAILGGGSEEQVRAVTGYGKKIGLAFQIADDILDIEGDSHELGKTTGSDEKKKKITYPAVFGLERSKEIQRGLVRDAIKALDSFDQKADPLREIAAYVIERRR